From one candidate division KSB1 bacterium genomic stretch:
- a CDS encoding type II toxin-antitoxin system HicB family antitoxin yields MKQFKIIVEKYSDGYIAYPLGLKGVVVGEGDTYEEVLADIKSAIRFHIETFGKEVLDVESYVLEAFVAEAGVAI; encoded by the coding sequence TCAAAATCATTGTTGAGAAATATTCTGATGGTTATATAGCCTATCCGCTTGGCCTCAAGGGGGTTGTTGTCGGCGAAGGCGACACTTATGAGGAGGTGTTGGCCGACATCAAGTCCGCCATTCGCTTCCACATTGAAACTTTCGGGAAGGAAGTTCTCGATGTTGAGTCATACGTGCTCGAGGCGTTTGTAGCTGAAGCGGGAGTGGCTATCTAA
- a CDS encoding type II toxin-antitoxin system HicA family toxin, whose protein sequence is MPKFPIDAPKRRVIKAFELLGFHLVREREHIAMVRENPDGTQTPLTMPNHTRIKGSTLRTICTQVDIPRDDFLNAYEQT, encoded by the coding sequence ATGCCCAAATTTCCGATTGATGCTCCCAAACGACGCGTCATTAAAGCGTTCGAACTATTGGGTTTCCACCTTGTTCGAGAGCGTGAGCATATTGCGATGGTGCGGGAAAATCCAGATGGTACACAGACGCCATTGACTATGCCCAATCACACTCGGATCAAGGGATCGACTTTAAGAACGATTTGTACGCAAGTTGATATACCTCGTGATGACTTTCTGAACGCTTATGAACAAACTTAA